A genome region from Sphaeramia orbicularis chromosome 19, fSphaOr1.1, whole genome shotgun sequence includes the following:
- the LOC115410462 gene encoding disintegrin and metalloproteinase domain-containing protein 9-like, translating to MSLSLALLELTCRTVSKDFLDGFSSIPSKYSVVNPQVIRGWSGSIDGNQFKDENEDETISYSLNIKDKKHYLHLKKNRDFLHPNFVQYSGGKSTFPKQHVHCYYHGEVEGYPDSLVALSTCSGLSGVIFLENETYGLEPMPKSTSNEHVLYLLEDVHSEPVTCGVVSEVNANATQTHTPFELGQSLMSLLQKKRNLPETSYVELALVVDNLRYVFRKQNETAVREEMVQMANLLDGYYKRLNIRVVLVGLEVFKESNPFSVDGSARAVLGRFVKWRKETLIPKLRHDIGQLIVGRPNVYAGGVVGIAFVGTVCSEATSGGINVFGNGNLNYASTVVAHEMGHNLGMQHDDGRCSCSGSCIMAAIVSGSTTFSTCSGDDFEKLIRGGGGVCLKNMPSQSDIVGIAKCGNGLLEEGEQCDCGTPQECTNKCCDAATCRFTAGSPCTNGSCCSDCQIKVAGTLCRSAINTCDLPEFCNGQSAFCPEDFYIMDGLTCENNTAYCYEGQCQTYDFQCRHLFAPDPATKAADACFQHANTKGNLFGNCGNTSNGLYIKCAAADAMCGKVQCTNVDVNNPPSGAHVSIQIINGSSCVNADFNLGVLDPAYVNPGSPCAEGKACIDFKCVDAAALLPNLNCDANTTCHRHGVCNNNGNCHCDDGWAPPSCDRPGRGGSVDSGPAMIGEVNE from the exons atgagtctcagtctggcCCTGCTGGAGCTCACCTGTC GAACTGTCAGTAAAG ATTTTTTGGATGGATTTAGCTCAATTCCTTCCAAGTACTCTGTTGTTAATCCACAAGTGATTCGCGGATGGTCAGGGAGCATCGATGGAAATCAGTTTAAAGAT GAAAATGAAGATGAGACAATTTCATATTCActcaacataaaagacaaaaaacactatCTTCATCTGAAAAAGAACAG AGACTTTTTACACCCTAACTTTGTTCAGTATTCAGGCGGCAAATCAACATTTCCCAAACAACAT GTGCACTGTTATTACCACGGGGAGGTTGAAGGATACCCTGACTCACTGGTGGCTCTCAGCACCTGCTCCGGCCTCAG TGGTGTGATCTTTCTTGAAAATGAGACCTACGGACTTGAACCGATGCCCAAGTCTACGTCCAATGAGCATGTTCTGTACCTGCTGGAGGACGTCCACTCAGAGCCGGTCACCTGTGGCGTCGTCAGTGAAGTCAACGCAAATGCAACACAAACCCATACACCCTTTGAACTGGGCCAGTCGCTGATGTCACTGCTGCAG AAAAAGCGCAATTTGCCAGAAACCAGTTACGTAGAGTTGGCACTGGTTGTGGATAACCTCAGG TATGTGTTCAGGAAACAAAATGAGACAGCAGTAAGAGAGGAGATGGTTCAAATGGCCAATCTACTGGATGGG TATTATAAGCGGCTGAATATCCGTGTGGTGCTGGTGGGTCTGGAGGTTTTTAAGGAGAGTAATCCTTTTAGCGTGGACGGCTCGGCAAGAGCGGTATTAGGACGCTTTGTCAAGTGGAGGAAAGAGACACTGATACCAAAACTCAGACATGACATCGGGCAGCTCATTGT CGGCCGGCCTAATGTATATGCAGGTGGTGTCGTGGGCATCGCCTTTGTGGGTACCGTCTGCTCCGAGGCGACCTCCGGAGGAATCAACGTG TTCGGCAATGGCAATCTGAATTATGCCTCCACCGTGGTGGCCCATGAGATGGGCCATAACCTTGGCATGCAACATGATGACGGTCGCTGCAGCTGCAGTGGAAGCTGCATAATGGCTGCCATTGTCAG TGGGTCCACCACATTCAGTACATGCAGTGGAGATGACTTTGAGAAGCTGATCCGTGGAGGAGGTGGTGTGTGTCTGAAAAACATGCCCTCCCAATCTGATATTGTTGGTATTGCAAAGTGTGGCAATGGCCTGTTGGAGGAAGGAGAGCAGTGTGACTGTGGCACACCCCAG GAATGCACAAACAAATGCTGTGATGCCGCTACCTGCAGGTTTACAGCCGGTTCACCCTGTACAAATGGGAGCTGCTGCAGCGACTGTCAG ATCAAAGTTGCTGGAACATTATGTCGAAGCGCTATCAACACATGTGACCTCCCAGAATTCTGTAATGGCCAGAGTGCTTTCTGTCCTGAGGATTTCTACATTATGGATGGTCTGACCTGTGAAAATAACACCGCCTACTGCTATGAAGGCCAATGTCAGACGTATGATTTCCAATGCAGACATCTCTTCGCACCAG ATCCAGCGACAAAGGCAGCCGATGCTTGCTTCCAACATGCCAATACAAAGGGGAACTTATTTGGAAACTGTGGAAATACCAGCAATGGACTGTACATCAAATGCGCTGCAGC GGATGCCATGTGTGGAAAGGTGCAGTGCACTAATGTGGACGTCAACAACCCCCCTTCCGGCGCCCATGTCAGTATCCAAATAATTAATGGGTCTTCTTGCGTTAATGCAGACTTCAACCTTGGCGTGTTAGATCCTGCGTATGTAAACCCTGGCAGCCCTTGTGCTGAAGGAAAG GCCTGTATTGACTTTAAATGTGTGGATGCCGCCGCCCTGCTGCCTAATCTGAATTGTGACGCTAACACCACCTGTCATCGCCACGGG GTTTGTAACAATAATGGGAACTGTCACTGTGATGACGGGTGGGCGCCACCCAGCTGTGACAGGCCGGGACGAGGAGGGAGTGTAGACAGTGGACCTGCTATGATAGGtgaggtgaatgaatga